A genomic segment from Gemmatimonadaceae bacterium encodes:
- the aroC gene encoding chorismate synthase, translating into MTLRFTTAGESHGQALVSILEGMPAGLPLLSGDVDTELARRQQGYGRGRRMQIEKDAVEFLSGVRAGETIGSPIAMLIRNRDWKNWEEIMSPAPDAEPGVPRKRAVTRVRPGHADLTGLLKYDRDDARDILERASARETTARVAAAAICKRFLREFGICIGSHVAHLGGIDANRPAEMPGDINAVADESPLRTLDADAERRMIERIDEIKRAGNTLGGICEVVADGVPVGLGSHVSWDRKLDGRIGAAIMSIPAVKGVEIGMGFQASRVTGAEVHDEIEPAPGRTRTGNVRRRTNRAGGLEGGMTTGEPLVVRVAMKPISTLMRPLATVDVASGESASAVAERSDVTAVPAMGVIAEAMLAFVIADAFLEKFGGDSLGETRRNHDAYLSHVADRIGS; encoded by the coding sequence ATGACCCTACGCTTTACGACCGCGGGTGAATCGCATGGGCAGGCCCTCGTGAGCATTCTGGAAGGAATGCCGGCGGGCCTGCCTCTGCTTTCGGGGGACGTCGACACCGAGCTCGCGCGCCGCCAGCAGGGCTACGGTCGCGGGCGCAGAATGCAGATCGAGAAGGACGCCGTCGAGTTTCTCTCCGGCGTCCGCGCGGGCGAGACGATCGGTTCGCCAATCGCCATGCTGATTCGCAATCGTGACTGGAAGAACTGGGAAGAGATCATGAGTCCCGCGCCCGACGCCGAGCCGGGCGTCCCCCGCAAACGCGCCGTGACGCGCGTGCGGCCGGGCCATGCCGATCTCACGGGACTCCTCAAGTACGACCGCGACGACGCGAGAGACATCCTCGAGCGCGCGTCGGCGCGCGAAACGACGGCTCGTGTTGCCGCCGCGGCGATCTGCAAACGATTCCTGCGCGAGTTCGGCATTTGCATCGGCAGCCACGTCGCGCATCTCGGCGGCATCGATGCGAATCGCCCCGCGGAGATGCCGGGCGACATCAACGCCGTCGCCGACGAATCGCCATTGCGAACGCTCGACGCCGACGCCGAGAGGCGGATGATCGAGAGGATCGACGAGATCAAGCGCGCCGGTAACACGCTCGGCGGCATCTGCGAGGTCGTGGCCGACGGCGTTCCCGTGGGACTCGGCTCGCACGTGTCGTGGGACCGCAAGCTCGACGGCCGCATCGGCGCGGCGATCATGTCCATTCCCGCGGTGAAGGGCGTGGAGATCGGCATGGGCTTTCAGGCGTCGCGCGTCACCGGCGCCGAGGTCCACGACGAGATCGAGCCCGCGCCGGGGCGCACTCGCACCGGCAACGTCAGGCGTCGAACCAACCGCGCCGGCGGGCTCGAGGGCGGGATGACGACCGGCGAGCCGTTGGTCGTCCGCGTCGCGATGAAACCGATCAGCACCCTGATGCGCCCACTGGCGACCGTGGACGTCGCGAGCGGAGAGTCGGCGTCCGCCGTCGCCGAGCGAAGCGATGTGACGGCCGTTCCAGCGATGGGAGTGATCGCGGAAGCAATGTTGGCGTTCGTGATCGCTGATGCGTTCCTGGAGAAGTTCGGCGGTGATTCGCTCGGAGAGACGCGGCGCAACCATGACGCCTACCTTTCGCACGTCGCCGATCGCATCGGAAGCTGA
- a CDS encoding AMIN domain-containing protein, translated as MISHRTLATAMFVAAGVVGGNAVASSTLRGTSLPPNDAKVTALSVVPDAATSAGGARADVVIRVDGAISLKHFTMSKPDKIVVDLAGASLGVPAGDSYDGVARGGITRVRYSQFTKSTVRVVLTLDAPHTYNVVQKDGEVRVSVDGARGKFDPWSIGQGAAKVRHEATVSDVAPVPVAMAPAPKAQPAMAPVAKPQPEMISAPRPQVVAAEPVTLPARPESLLATEHNVSPMHPETPSARLAFRQADNNTGSTAKPQQSQEPRINVNWENAPISDVIGVFASFTGRTILPAKNVTGFVTANITNLPWDVALKEVMNANGYDVSINPDGVIVIDTYQNIAARAATIPLRNRTIRLNYARARAVAPMVAERLTRACPIIPDGTQAAAPLAKPGANPAEAAPAPQVGVVMSFTCPVRGTVTGDTITNSITITDIPSALPDLEEYARSLDLRQPQVNIKAKIILVDRTTLEGLGLRYDLGTQQQFFNDIVPRLDSTGKPRIDPGQILLGGNTVSAIANATARIPSAALQLVYSTAMGNYNFTTFLEALQSNTLLDVQAEPSATVLNNRTANLTAGTEVPIRVIDVAAGGNQTGNFPRATVQFRQTGVILTVTPQITANHQIQMRVHVENSDVQFQSNDVGAVFPKQSVDNEVLVADGETTVMGGLTQTSVSVSKTGLPVLVDLPIIGRLFGVTNRSETKRDLLILITPHIIDDGQSPDSSRH; from the coding sequence ATGATTTCGCACCGGACTCTGGCTACGGCGATGTTCGTCGCGGCCGGCGTGGTAGGCGGCAACGCCGTCGCCTCGTCGACTCTGCGGGGCACGTCGCTCCCACCCAACGATGCGAAGGTGACCGCGCTGAGCGTGGTTCCCGACGCGGCGACCTCCGCCGGAGGCGCGCGCGCTGACGTCGTCATTCGCGTCGACGGTGCGATCTCCCTGAAGCACTTCACGATGTCGAAGCCGGACAAGATCGTCGTCGACCTGGCCGGCGCCTCGCTCGGCGTTCCGGCCGGCGATTCCTACGACGGCGTCGCGCGCGGCGGTATCACGCGCGTCCGCTACTCGCAATTCACGAAGTCGACGGTCCGCGTCGTGCTCACGCTCGACGCGCCGCACACCTACAACGTCGTGCAGAAGGACGGCGAGGTGCGCGTGAGCGTCGACGGCGCGCGGGGCAAGTTCGATCCGTGGTCCATCGGTCAGGGCGCGGCAAAGGTGCGCCACGAGGCGACGGTCAGCGATGTCGCTCCGGTTCCGGTCGCGATGGCGCCGGCGCCGAAAGCGCAGCCCGCGATGGCGCCCGTCGCGAAGCCGCAGCCCGAAATGATTTCTGCTCCGAGGCCGCAAGTCGTCGCGGCCGAGCCGGTCACGCTGCCGGCGCGACCGGAATCGCTGCTCGCGACCGAGCACAACGTGTCGCCGATGCACCCCGAGACTCCGTCGGCCCGCCTCGCGTTCCGCCAGGCGGACAACAACACCGGATCGACGGCGAAGCCGCAGCAGTCGCAGGAACCGCGCATCAACGTCAATTGGGAAAACGCGCCGATCAGCGATGTCATCGGCGTGTTCGCCTCGTTCACGGGGCGCACGATTCTTCCCGCCAAGAACGTCACCGGTTTCGTCACCGCGAACATCACGAACCTTCCGTGGGACGTGGCGCTCAAGGAAGTCATGAACGCCAACGGCTACGACGTCTCGATCAATCCTGACGGCGTCATCGTCATCGACACCTATCAGAACATCGCCGCGCGCGCCGCGACGATCCCGCTCCGCAACCGTACGATCCGCCTCAACTACGCGCGGGCCCGTGCGGTCGCGCCGATGGTCGCCGAGCGGTTGACCCGCGCGTGCCCGATCATTCCCGACGGCACGCAGGCGGCCGCGCCGCTCGCCAAGCCGGGCGCGAATCCGGCTGAAGCCGCGCCGGCGCCGCAGGTCGGCGTCGTCATGAGCTTCACCTGCCCGGTGCGCGGCACGGTCACCGGCGACACGATCACCAACAGCATCACGATCACCGACATTCCGAGCGCGCTCCCGGATCTCGAGGAGTACGCCCGCAGCCTCGACCTGCGCCAGCCGCAGGTGAACATCAAGGCGAAGATCATTCTCGTCGACCGCACGACGCTCGAGGGCCTGGGCCTTCGTTACGACCTCGGCACGCAGCAGCAGTTCTTCAACGACATCGTGCCGCGCCTCGACTCGACCGGCAAGCCGCGCATCGACCCGGGCCAGATCCTGCTCGGCGGCAACACCGTGTCGGCGATCGCGAACGCGACCGCCCGCATCCCGAGCGCCGCGCTGCAGCTCGTCTATTCGACGGCGATGGGCAACTACAACTTCACGACCTTCCTCGAGGCGCTGCAGTCGAACACACTCCTCGACGTGCAGGCCGAGCCGAGCGCGACGGTCCTCAACAACCGCACGGCGAACCTCACAGCCGGTACGGAGGTTCCGATCCGCGTCATCGACGTCGCCGCCGGGGGCAACCAGACGGGCAACTTCCCTCGCGCCACGGTCCAGTTCCGGCAGACCGGCGTGATTCTCACGGTGACCCCCCAGATCACGGCGAACCACCAGATCCAGATGCGCGTTCACGTCGAGAACTCGGACGTGCAGTTCCAGTCCAACGACGTCGGCGCGGTGTTCCCGAAACAGAGTGTCGACAACGAAGTGCTCGTCGCCGACGGTGAGACGACGGTCATGGGCGGCCTCACGCAGACCAGTGTGAGCGTCAGCAAGACCGGCCTTCCCGTCCTCGTCGATCTGCCGATCATCGGCCGCCTCTTCGGCGTGACCAACCGGTCGGAAACGAAGCGTGATCTGCTCATCCTCATCACGCCCCACATCATCGATGACGGGCAGTCGCCCGACTCGAGCCGCCACTAG
- the pilO gene encoding type 4a pilus biogenesis protein PilO, with product MPIIPENPRSRNLLAVAIVVVGLAAVYQQLVWTPQNAENTLLAARLDTLDSLNRIVKLEAAKGNAAKMRREADEYGRQLNVLRRLVPTENEVPALLESISSAARRAGLEFSDVQPDGVVNGDQFDTYKYKLAVTGSYHQVAEFIANIGSLPRIVAPINVDLKPSNRNNPDRRPKKNEQFLDVHFGIQTYVARPLPTAPAGKAGMP from the coding sequence ATGCCAATCATTCCCGAGAATCCGCGTAGCCGCAACCTGTTGGCTGTCGCCATCGTGGTGGTCGGCCTCGCCGCCGTCTACCAGCAACTGGTGTGGACGCCGCAAAACGCCGAGAACACGCTGCTGGCCGCCCGGCTCGACACGCTCGACTCGTTGAACCGCATCGTGAAGCTCGAGGCCGCGAAGGGCAATGCGGCCAAGATGCGACGCGAGGCCGACGAGTACGGCCGCCAGCTCAACGTCCTGCGCCGGCTCGTGCCGACGGAGAACGAAGTGCCCGCGTTGCTCGAGTCGATCTCGTCGGCGGCGCGCCGCGCCGGTCTCGAGTTCTCCGACGTGCAGCCCGACGGTGTAGTGAACGGCGATCAGTTCGATACTTACAAATACAAGCTCGCGGTGACCGGCTCGTACCATCAGGTCGCCGAATTCATCGCGAACATCGGCTCGCTGCCCCGCATCGTGGCGCCGATCAACGTCGACTTGAAGCCGTCGAACCGCAACAACCCGGACCGCCGGCCGAAGAAGAACGAGCAGTTCCTGGACGTGCACTTCGGAATTCAAACGTACGTCGCGCGCCCGCTTCCCACCGCGCCCGCTGGCAAGGCAGGTATGCCATGA
- a CDS encoding PilN domain-containing protein produces the protein MIHINLLPGANKKTTSRQSVDLSAFRSNFAGMFRDRFLIGAGLAVVLSLGAVGYLYFTQSQRTAELEAHRDQAVSDSTKYANMLKDRWHAEAVRDTLLRQVNIIRSLDEDRFVWAHVMDEVSRALPQYTWLTTVSFTGTPQGSVNVVASPTTKVDTSAAAKKKSAGKMPKRLETDIPRDPIGVRVSGHTVDIQALTRFMKDLEASPFLTNVQLDRSELALEMNKEVTQFQLTIGYNRPDSTAIRRVPLALSVR, from the coding sequence ATGATTCACATCAATCTGCTCCCGGGCGCGAACAAGAAGACGACGAGTCGGCAGAGCGTCGACTTGTCGGCGTTCCGCTCCAACTTCGCGGGAATGTTCAGAGACCGGTTCCTCATCGGAGCCGGGTTGGCCGTGGTGCTCAGCTTGGGCGCCGTCGGCTACCTGTACTTCACGCAGTCGCAGCGCACGGCCGAGCTCGAGGCGCACCGCGATCAGGCGGTCAGCGACTCGACGAAGTATGCCAACATGCTCAAGGACCGGTGGCACGCCGAGGCGGTGCGCGACACGTTGCTCCGCCAGGTGAACATCATCAGGAGCCTCGACGAAGACCGCTTCGTCTGGGCGCACGTGATGGACGAAGTGAGCCGCGCGCTGCCGCAGTACACGTGGCTCACCACCGTCTCGTTCACCGGCACGCCGCAGGGATCGGTCAACGTCGTGGCGTCGCCCACGACGAAGGTCGACACGTCCGCGGCGGCGAAAAAGAAGAGCGCCGGCAAGATGCCCAAGCGTCTCGAGACGGACATTCCGCGCGACCCGATCGGGGTGCGCGTGTCTGGACACACGGTGGACATCCAGGCGTTGACGCGCTTCATGAAGGACCTCGAAGCGTCGCCGTTCCTGACGAACGTCCAACTCGACCGGTCCGAGCTCGCGCTCGAGATGAACAAGGAAGTCACGCAGTTCCAGCTGACGATCGGCTACAACCGGCCTGACTCGACCGCGATCCGCCGTGTGCCGCTCGCCCTGTCGGTGAGGTAG
- the pilM gene encoding type IV pilus assembly protein PilM — protein MALLGRKKQTVGLDIGSGLVKVAVVDHSKREPELVRVTVTPLLADAIVEGEVMDPGIVAEAVRSALASAGVKSTAVVTAVGGRDVIIKKIQIERVKEKQARELMRWEAEQHVPFDMESVELDFQILDPDADGLEMSVLLVAAKRELIESKARILADAGLEPAMMDVEAFALHNAFEMNHPDAMTGVVGLVNIGHDVTNINILDEGVPLLTRDLAVGTRRIREDLQRERGLGVEEAQALLQGYDRSSHLDAVLAGRGEEIAVGIERAAAFLAQNSRAGNMRAIYTCGGGARIPGLNDTLANRLHITVRQANPLANLKVRDGALEDLVTDEIAPLLMMPIGLALRKVA, from the coding sequence ATGGCTCTCCTGGGTCGAAAGAAACAAACCGTGGGTCTCGACATCGGATCGGGACTCGTGAAGGTCGCCGTCGTCGATCACTCGAAGCGCGAGCCCGAGCTCGTGCGCGTGACGGTGACGCCGCTCCTCGCCGACGCGATCGTCGAGGGCGAGGTCATGGACCCCGGCATCGTCGCCGAGGCCGTGCGGTCGGCCCTGGCCAGCGCCGGTGTCAAGTCGACCGCGGTCGTGACCGCGGTCGGCGGGCGCGACGTGATCATCAAGAAAATCCAAATCGAGCGCGTGAAAGAGAAGCAGGCGCGCGAGCTGATGCGTTGGGAAGCCGAACAGCACGTGCCGTTCGACATGGAGTCGGTGGAGCTGGACTTCCAGATCCTGGATCCGGACGCCGACGGCCTCGAGATGAGCGTGTTGCTCGTCGCGGCCAAGCGCGAGCTGATCGAATCGAAGGCCCGCATCCTCGCCGACGCCGGCCTCGAGCCCGCGATGATGGACGTCGAGGCCTTCGCGCTTCACAACGCGTTCGAGATGAACCATCCCGACGCGATGACCGGTGTCGTGGGCCTGGTCAACATCGGCCACGATGTCACGAACATCAACATTCTCGACGAGGGCGTGCCGCTGCTCACGCGCGACCTCGCGGTCGGCACCCGCCGCATTCGCGAGGATCTACAGCGCGAGCGCGGGCTCGGCGTCGAGGAGGCGCAGGCGCTGCTCCAGGGATACGACCGGTCGTCGCATCTCGACGCGGTGCTCGCCGGCCGCGGCGAAGAGATCGCCGTCGGCATCGAGCGCGCGGCCGCGTTCCTCGCTCAGAACTCTCGCGCCGGCAACATGCGCGCGATCTACACGTGCGGCGGCGGGGCTCGCATTCCGGGGCTCAACGACACGCTCGCCAATCGGCTGCACATCACCGTTCGGCAGGCCAACCCCCTCGCCAACCTCAAGGTTCGCGACGGTGCGCTCGAGGATTTGGTGACTGACGAGATCGCGCCGTTGCTCATGATGCCCATCGGGCTGGCGCTACGGAAGGTCGCATGA